One Pseudonocardia abyssalis DNA segment encodes these proteins:
- a CDS encoding CHRD domain-containing protein, with the protein MRPTVRRIAILSAITTASVALSAGVASAQDAEVPEPSTFTSMFTAMATPDMVINNDGVATPGEEGATGTFNYRINSDDEIICYDITLNGVTPPYMSPARTATHIHEAEAGAAGPPRIAFPNPEDDGSGTLRSEGCLQGPFTTGVAPEGTDTGEGFTLDQIEADPSAFFTDTHTANFTAGAVRGQLTSVPMGGVATGAGGTAGENRAPVALGAAALVGIAGVGTVVARRRAQD; encoded by the coding sequence ATGCGTCCCACCGTCCGCCGGATCGCGATCCTCAGCGCGATCACCACCGCCTCCGTCGCCCTGTCCGCTGGGGTGGCCTCCGCCCAGGACGCCGAGGTGCCGGAGCCGAGCACCTTCACGAGCATGTTCACCGCGATGGCCACGCCCGACATGGTCATCAACAACGACGGCGTCGCGACCCCGGGTGAGGAGGGTGCCACCGGCACCTTCAACTACCGGATCAACAGTGACGACGAGATCATCTGCTACGACATCACCCTCAACGGGGTGACTCCGCCGTACATGAGCCCGGCGCGCACCGCCACGCACATCCACGAGGCCGAGGCCGGTGCCGCAGGCCCGCCGCGGATCGCGTTCCCGAACCCCGAGGACGACGGCAGCGGCACCCTGCGCAGCGAGGGTTGCCTGCAGGGCCCGTTCACCACCGGTGTCGCGCCCGAGGGTACCGACACCGGTGAGGGCTTCACCCTCGACCAGATCGAGGCAGACCCGTCGGCGTTCTTCACCGACACCCACACCGCGAACTTCACCGCCGGGGCCGTCCGCGGCCAGCTCACCAGCGTGCCGATGGGAGGCGTCGCCACCGGCGCCGGTGGCACGGCGGGCGAGAACCGGGCGCCCGTCGCGCTCGGTGCCGCTGCACTGGTCGGCATCGCGGGAGTGGGCACCGTCGTGGCCCGGCGGCGTGCGCAGGACTGA
- a CDS encoding tyrosine-type recombinase/integrase, producing the protein MTRKANANGEGSVWLRKDGRWCAGAYVRTVGNKVQRRYVYGRTRKEAMAKLAELQKRHNDGMAAGSTTLTVEQFLAEWLVHMAHRVRPQTVAGYENNVRLHLVPRIGSKKLSRLTVRDVRIMVDDMRGSEMSPRMVQWVHSTLRVALQHAFAEDLVTRNVARGVRIETPEKVTAIEPFTVDEAREFLRKARDHRLYALWATVLLLGLRRSEVCGLHWSDVDLVKGTVRITRGLQRTGGALQELPTKTKRSRRTVPLLPFLVQVLDDHRERQGKERADARHWQGTPYVFTSTVGTPLEPRTLTRTFHALCVGHGLRRVRLHDLRHTCVSLLLALGVSPRVVMEIVGHSAIEMTMNVYAHVSLDNQRAALALLDDQLTDGLR; encoded by the coding sequence GTGACGAGGAAGGCGAACGCCAACGGCGAGGGCAGCGTGTGGCTGCGCAAGGACGGCCGCTGGTGCGCCGGCGCCTACGTCCGGACCGTCGGCAACAAGGTGCAGCGGCGCTACGTCTACGGGCGGACCCGCAAGGAGGCCATGGCGAAGCTGGCCGAGCTGCAGAAGCGCCACAACGACGGCATGGCGGCCGGCTCGACGACGCTGACGGTCGAGCAGTTCCTCGCCGAGTGGCTGGTCCACATGGCGCACCGCGTCCGCCCGCAGACCGTGGCCGGCTACGAGAACAACGTCCGGCTGCACCTCGTGCCCCGCATCGGGTCAAAGAAGCTGAGCCGGCTGACCGTCCGGGACGTCCGGATCATGGTCGACGACATGCGCGGGTCGGAGATGAGCCCGCGGATGGTGCAGTGGGTGCACTCCACGCTGCGGGTCGCGCTGCAACACGCCTTCGCCGAGGACCTCGTGACGCGCAACGTCGCTCGCGGCGTGCGCATCGAGACGCCCGAGAAGGTGACCGCCATCGAGCCGTTCACCGTCGACGAGGCGCGGGAGTTCCTGCGCAAGGCCCGTGACCATCGCCTGTACGCGCTGTGGGCGACCGTCCTCCTGCTCGGCCTGCGGCGATCGGAGGTGTGCGGCCTTCACTGGTCGGACGTCGATCTGGTCAAGGGCACGGTGCGGATCACCCGCGGGCTGCAACGCACCGGCGGAGCGCTGCAGGAGCTGCCGACCAAGACCAAGCGGTCCCGCCGGACCGTCCCGCTGCTGCCCTTCCTGGTCCAGGTCCTCGACGACCACCGGGAGCGCCAGGGCAAAGAGCGGGCAGACGCCCGGCACTGGCAGGGCACGCCCTACGTGTTCACCTCGACCGTGGGCACGCCGCTCGAACCGCGCACGCTCACCCGCACCTTCCACGCGCTGTGCGTGGGGCACGGCCTGCGTCGCGTCCGGCTGCACGACCTGCGGCACACGTGCGTGAGCCTGCTGCTGGCGCTCGGCGTCAGTCCGCGGGTGGTGATGGAGATCGTCGGCCACTCCGCCATCGAGATGACGATGAACGTCTACGCGCACGTCTCGCTGGACAACCAGCGCGCCGCGCTCGCCCTGCTCGACGACCAGCTCACGGACGGACTCCGATGA
- a CDS encoding excisionase family DNA-binding protein, giving the protein MPEPRTTTPLRLLLTVEEAADALRIGRSKVFDLIRCGELDSVKIGRLRRVPEDAVHAFMRRLLDERRSA; this is encoded by the coding sequence ATGCCCGAACCGCGCACGACCACGCCGCTGCGCCTGCTCCTCACCGTCGAGGAAGCGGCCGACGCGCTGCGCATCGGGCGGAGCAAGGTCTTCGACCTCATCCGGTGCGGGGAGCTGGACTCCGTCAAGATCGGCCGTCTCCGCCGCGTGCCCGAGGATGCCGTGCACGCGTTCATGCGCCGGCTGCTCGACGAGCGGAGGAGCGCGTGA
- a CDS encoding FtsK/SpoIIIE domain-containing protein, which produces MTLEPHTTAVVARSAVPEQGRGPVAWWRRRREARELDEYARYLGWQWTDTVDGAHLVHHTVTAARIPHTSVPQLVAVEAGPPLTLVVRMLPGQVVDDYRAQAHRLAEGMGVPMVRVTPFRHGWVRVALLVRDPLTTPMPLPYRPPGTSATAPVLLGADEFGKPVTISFADRVHLIVQGRTGSGKSRLSYAVLQQLAAAPDALIAGCDPSSVLLRPFAGSRHARWQSLGADVDAHARMLDALVVELDGRLARIPQRADVLPLDAGTPLLFVVLEEWLALLGMAGADRKLRERLAVAARRLAAEGGKVGIRVIMLPQRAEANEVGGGLLRGQFAYRVSLPVDNVDAVRLLHPAVSVPAAEDHVRNGRPGVALYDAPGQAGRLRTPWMPDYSEYWDAIVTATKES; this is translated from the coding sequence ATGACCCTGGAACCGCACACGACCGCCGTCGTCGCTCGATCCGCGGTCCCCGAGCAGGGACGAGGTCCGGTCGCCTGGTGGCGCCGGCGCCGGGAGGCTCGCGAGCTCGACGAGTACGCGCGCTACCTCGGGTGGCAGTGGACCGACACCGTCGACGGCGCCCACCTCGTCCACCACACCGTGACGGCCGCGCGTATCCCGCACACGTCGGTCCCGCAGCTCGTCGCGGTCGAGGCCGGCCCGCCGCTGACGCTCGTCGTCCGGATGCTGCCGGGCCAGGTCGTCGACGACTACCGCGCCCAGGCTCACCGCCTCGCCGAGGGCATGGGCGTGCCAATGGTCCGCGTGACCCCGTTCCGGCACGGCTGGGTCCGGGTCGCGCTGCTCGTCCGCGACCCGCTGACGACCCCGATGCCGCTGCCGTACCGGCCGCCGGGGACGTCGGCGACCGCGCCCGTGCTGCTCGGCGCCGACGAGTTCGGCAAGCCGGTGACGATCTCCTTTGCCGACCGCGTGCACCTGATCGTTCAGGGCCGCACCGGTTCGGGGAAGTCGCGGCTGTCGTACGCGGTCCTGCAGCAGCTCGCGGCCGCGCCGGACGCGCTCATCGCCGGCTGCGACCCGTCGTCGGTGCTGCTCCGTCCGTTCGCCGGCTCGCGGCACGCCCGGTGGCAGTCGCTCGGCGCCGACGTCGACGCACACGCCCGGATGCTCGACGCCCTGGTGGTCGAACTGGACGGCCGGCTGGCCCGCATCCCGCAGCGCGCCGACGTGCTCCCGCTCGACGCCGGTACGCCCCTGCTGTTCGTCGTCCTCGAGGAATGGCTCGCCCTGCTCGGCATGGCCGGCGCGGACCGCAAGCTCCGCGAGCGCCTGGCCGTCGCCGCGCGCCGGCTCGCGGCCGAGGGGGGCAAGGTCGGCATCCGCGTGATCATGCTGCCGCAGCGGGCCGAGGCCAACGAGGTCGGCGGCGGCCTGCTGCGCGGCCAGTTCGCCTACCGGGTCTCACTGCCGGTCGACAACGTCGACGCGGTCCGGTTGCTGCACCCGGCCGTGTCCGTCCCGGCCGCCGAGGACCACGTGCGCAACGGCCGGCCCGGCGTCGCGCTCTACGACGCGCCCGGCCAGGCGGGGCGCCTGCGCACGCCGTGGATGCCGGACTACTCCGAGTACTGGGACGCGATCGTCACCGCCACCAAGGAGAGCTGA
- a CDS encoding helix-turn-helix transcriptional regulator gives MNNMEMNEVIRHRRSELGMSQGDLAAKVGVDRRQIRRYEAGETQPTLSVAKTIARALGITIDELAGDETHRIDLTGDWWACWQSWKDGVEVINPHEVRMSQRGDNVEIVAVTRGTPLEGGGYTWQGEMRVWDNEVLMGWYVANEAAVRSKGTLYFKLHQHGINAVGRWVGLSYDGPIISGWSALAQTKDEVVALMDKLKADEKVSAS, from the coding sequence ATGAACAACATGGAGATGAACGAAGTCATCCGGCACCGTCGCAGCGAACTGGGCATGTCCCAGGGCGACCTGGCCGCCAAGGTCGGCGTTGATCGTCGACAGATCCGCCGCTACGAAGCCGGCGAGACGCAGCCGACGCTGTCGGTCGCGAAGACCATCGCCCGCGCTCTCGGCATCACGATCGACGAGCTTGCCGGCGACGAGACCCACCGCATCGACCTCACCGGCGACTGGTGGGCGTGCTGGCAGTCCTGGAAGGACGGCGTGGAGGTGATCAACCCCCACGAGGTCCGGATGAGCCAGCGCGGCGACAATGTCGAGATCGTGGCCGTCACCCGCGGCACCCCGCTCGAAGGCGGGGGCTACACGTGGCAGGGCGAAATGCGCGTGTGGGACAACGAGGTCCTCATGGGCTGGTACGTCGCCAACGAAGCCGCCGTTCGGTCCAAAGGAACGCTGTACTTCAAGCTCCACCAGCACGGCATCAACGCCGTGGGCCGCTGGGTTGGACTCAGCTATGACGGTCCGATCATCAGCGGGTGGAGCGCACTCGCGCAGACCAAGGACGAGGTCGTGGCGCTAATGGACAAGTTGAAGGCGGACGAGAAGGTGAGCGCGTCATGA
- the cutA gene encoding divalent-cation tolerance protein CutA, with protein sequence MTEPAPEQLECVEVVITAESAEWLADFTRSLVEGRLAACGHHIAPIRAIYRWQGDMFDERQARVGLHTRATLVPEIIARADRDHADDVPCVIAMPIVGGHPRYLQWIFEETRSPGD encoded by the coding sequence ATGACCGAGCCAGCCCCCGAGCAGCTGGAGTGCGTCGAGGTCGTCATCACGGCCGAGAGCGCCGAGTGGCTTGCCGACTTCACACGTTCGCTCGTCGAGGGTCGACTAGCGGCCTGCGGCCACCACATCGCGCCGATCAGGGCCATCTACCGTTGGCAAGGGGACATGTTCGACGAGAGGCAGGCGCGAGTGGGCCTTCACACCCGCGCCACGCTCGTGCCAGAGATCATTGCTCGTGCTGATCGCGATCACGCAGACGATGTGCCGTGCGTGATCGCGATGCCGATCGTGGGTGGGCACCCGAGATACCTTCAATGGATCTTCGAGGAAACTCGGTCTCCCGGCGATTAG
- a CDS encoding rolling circle replication-associated protein, with translation MQHAADLIPHIAAGAVGESSVLTEGPRWEIVVSPGVFRVRTRDYARAERTHERGLERRRKHVDIAATWEGDMPEPLPTRGTITAWTRRSRARLVERLSDLDYTYLYGRFHVCAGCRHEYDEQLDRCPRCHHTGRTTEDRRGRLPAMLTLTYPGDWLTVAPTADAATKHFQALCKRYARTWGEPLRGPWKKEFQRRGAPHFHLSTTPPMGTTLVDDPATGQPIRVDFRRWLSITWADIVGHPDPEQRRRHLLAGTGVDYAQGIKLTDPRRMAMYFAKYGTGGDKEYQHQVPREWLTTVCVCTECGAGYDSDRDECPDCGCPDADVTEEGSVGRFWGYRGLRRELAIRQVTPAVGIAAGRIARRWYRAKGLTKTISVQRVEQTTGRVTYRRSTVRKELFKHGRGFVCVNDGSEFASQLARYLADLATGSS, from the coding sequence GTGCAGCACGCGGCCGACCTGATCCCGCACATCGCGGCCGGCGCCGTCGGCGAGTCGAGCGTGCTCACCGAGGGACCGCGCTGGGAGATCGTCGTCAGCCCCGGCGTGTTCCGCGTCCGCACCCGCGACTACGCCCGGGCGGAACGCACCCACGAGCGCGGCCTCGAGCGGCGCCGCAAGCACGTCGACATCGCGGCCACCTGGGAGGGCGACATGCCCGAGCCCCTGCCCACACGCGGCACGATCACCGCCTGGACGAGGCGTTCCCGCGCCCGCCTGGTCGAGCGGCTCTCGGACCTGGACTACACCTACCTCTACGGCCGCTTCCACGTCTGCGCCGGCTGCCGCCACGAGTACGACGAGCAGCTCGACCGCTGCCCCCGCTGCCACCACACCGGCCGCACCACCGAGGACAGGCGCGGCCGTCTCCCGGCCATGCTCACGCTCACCTACCCCGGCGACTGGCTCACCGTCGCCCCGACCGCAGACGCGGCCACCAAGCACTTCCAGGCGCTGTGCAAGCGGTACGCCCGGACCTGGGGTGAGCCGTTGCGCGGGCCGTGGAAGAAGGAGTTCCAGCGCCGGGGCGCCCCGCACTTCCACCTGTCCACCACTCCGCCGATGGGCACGACGCTGGTCGACGACCCGGCCACCGGCCAGCCGATCCGGGTCGACTTCAGGCGCTGGCTCTCGATCACCTGGGCCGACATCGTCGGCCACCCCGACCCCGAGCAGCGCCGCCGCCACCTCCTCGCGGGTACCGGGGTGGACTACGCGCAGGGCATCAAGCTCACCGACCCGCGCCGGATGGCGATGTACTTCGCCAAGTACGGCACCGGCGGGGACAAGGAGTACCAGCATCAGGTGCCGCGCGAGTGGCTCACGACGGTCTGCGTGTGCACCGAGTGCGGGGCTGGCTACGACTCCGACCGCGACGAGTGCCCGGACTGCGGCTGCCCCGACGCCGACGTCACCGAGGAGGGAAGCGTGGGCCGGTTCTGGGGCTACCGCGGCCTGCGCCGTGAGCTGGCGATCCGGCAGGTGACACCGGCGGTCGGGATCGCGGCCGGCCGCATCGCGCGGCGCTGGTACCGGGCCAAGGGCCTGACCAAGACGATCAGCGTGCAGCGAGTCGAGCAGACGACAGGCCGCGTGACCTACCGGCGCTCGACGGTGCGGAAGGAGCTGTTCAAGCACGGGCGCGGGTTCGTCTGCGTCAACGACGGCTCCGAGTTCGCCTCCCAGCTCGCGCGCTACCTCGCCGACCTCGCCACGGGTTCTTCATGA
- a CDS encoding cold-shock protein, producing MRFYKAEKGWGAISSPELPDGLDAFVHFSAIEAEGYRAFEQGDQVEFDYEPAQQDSFRFRATRARRL from the coding sequence GTGAGGTTCTACAAGGCCGAGAAGGGCTGGGGCGCGATCAGCAGCCCGGAGCTGCCCGACGGCCTCGACGCCTTCGTCCACTTCAGCGCCATCGAAGCCGAGGGCTACAGGGCGTTCGAGCAGGGCGACCAGGTCGAGTTCGACTACGAGCCGGCCCAGCAGGACAGCTTCCGGTTCCGCGCGACGCGCGCACGACGCCTCTGA
- a CDS encoding tyrosine-type recombinase/integrase, with protein MLAGPRPCVLHAGRHPLEPRALNRDFDKLRLRAGLPGVRLHDLRHTVVSSLLSLGTPPHVVQAIARHADIDVTMTIYAHTNMDEMCQALDAIEWEAG; from the coding sequence GTGTTGGCAGGACCACGACCTTGTGTTCTGCACGCAGGTCGGCACCCGCTCGAACCGCGCGCGCTGAACCGCGACTTCGACAAGCTCCGTCTCCGCGCCGGCCTTCCTGGCGTTCGGCTGCACGACCTGCGGCACACCGTCGTCAGCTCGTTGCTGTCGCTCGGGACGCCGCCGCACGTCGTGCAGGCCATCGCCCGGCACGCCGACATCGACGTGACCATGACGATCTACGCACACACCAACATGGACGAGATGTGCCAGGCGCTCGATGCGATCGAGTGGGAGGCGGGATGA
- a CDS encoding nuclear transport factor 2 family protein: protein MTDDPDLQDVIDRELRLQDPVVRQAPELGGRLLDPDFHEFGASGRVWDRASILAMMADDEAPPPVTDELAATRLADDVVLLTYRTRRPGQTALRSSVWRRHGDGPWRVYFHQATVLPPAG, encoded by the coding sequence ATGACCGACGACCCCGACCTCCAGGACGTCATCGACCGCGAGCTGAGGCTGCAGGACCCCGTCGTGCGGCAGGCGCCCGAGTTGGGCGGCCGGCTGCTGGACCCGGATTTCCATGAGTTCGGCGCATCCGGCCGCGTGTGGGACCGCGCATCGATCCTCGCCATGATGGCCGACGACGAGGCTCCCCCACCCGTCACGGACGAGTTGGCCGCGACCCGCCTCGCCGACGACGTCGTCCTCCTCACCTACCGCACCCGACGCCCCGGCCAGACCGCGCTTCGAAGCTCGGTCTGGCGCCGCCACGGCGACGGCCCCTGGCGGGTCTACTTCCACCAGGCCACCGTCCTGCCCCCGGCCGGGTGA
- the helR gene encoding RNA polymerase recycling motor ATPase HelR — MSTLGYDEELRSERGYVAGLYARLDAERARVTGMYDAALRGHEGTAVERDVEVRAAAKQVKRLRIADNGLCFGRLDSLSGDRSYIGRIGLFDADEDYEPVLLDWRAPAARAFYVATAATPEDVRRRRQFHSRGRTLVEFTDEVLGRPDGAARGDAALLAAVDAPRGEGMRDIVATIQAEQDEIIRLDHPGVVVIEGGPGTGKTVVALHRVAYLLYTQRERIERNGVLVVGPNPAFLTHISRVLPSLGESDVVFMTTGDLVPGLHVTAEDTPDAARVKGSLHMLDVLAAAVADRQRRPEQPIPIALADAEVRIDAETAEWAIQEARASGLPHNEARTVFTEIVTYVLTERAIARIGRGWLTRRDRDGWEQLRKDLIAELAEHAAFRTALDDLWPILTPQALLASLYTSGEHPALTRADGDAWTVSDVPLLDELVDLLGRDPEADAAAAQTAEQERRAEAEYAAGTLQVLALDREELDEDLGVRIEDLTHSEVLAERFVEVDTRELVERAAADRDWTYRHVVVDEAQELSEMDWRVLMRHCPSRSFTVVGDLAQRRSAAGATSWGSMLDRYVPDRWAYRSLTVNYRTPAEIMAVAAALLAEFAPGVRPPESVRACGVAPWSRRVTADELPAAVEAFVRDEAGREGTSVVIGTGGVPASETKGLEFDAVLVVEPERILAEGPQGAADLYVALTRATQRLGVLHREPLPPALVGLTEA; from the coding sequence GTGTCAACTCTGGGATACGACGAGGAACTGCGCTCCGAGCGAGGCTACGTGGCCGGGCTCTACGCGCGGCTCGACGCCGAGCGTGCGCGGGTGACCGGCATGTACGACGCGGCGCTGCGGGGCCACGAGGGCACGGCGGTCGAGCGGGACGTGGAGGTCCGGGCCGCGGCGAAACAGGTGAAGCGGCTGCGGATCGCGGACAACGGGCTGTGCTTCGGGAGGCTGGACTCCCTGTCCGGCGACCGTTCCTACATCGGCCGGATCGGGCTGTTCGACGCCGACGAGGACTACGAGCCGGTGCTGCTGGACTGGCGGGCACCGGCGGCGCGCGCGTTCTACGTCGCCACCGCCGCGACCCCGGAGGACGTGCGCCGGCGACGGCAGTTCCACTCGCGGGGGCGCACCCTGGTCGAGTTCACCGACGAGGTGCTCGGCCGCCCGGACGGTGCGGCGCGGGGCGACGCCGCGCTGCTCGCGGCGGTCGACGCGCCGCGGGGCGAGGGGATGCGCGACATCGTCGCGACGATCCAGGCCGAGCAGGACGAGATCATCCGGCTCGACCACCCCGGGGTGGTGGTGATCGAGGGTGGACCGGGCACCGGGAAGACGGTGGTGGCGCTGCACCGCGTCGCCTACCTGCTCTACACGCAGCGCGAGCGGATCGAGCGCAACGGCGTGCTCGTCGTCGGGCCCAACCCGGCGTTCCTGACCCACATCAGCCGCGTGCTGCCGTCGCTGGGCGAGTCCGACGTCGTGTTCATGACCACCGGCGACCTCGTGCCCGGTCTGCACGTCACCGCGGAGGACACCCCGGACGCCGCACGGGTCAAGGGATCGCTGCACATGCTCGACGTGCTCGCGGCCGCGGTCGCCGACCGGCAGCGCCGACCGGAGCAGCCGATACCGATCGCCCTGGCCGATGCCGAGGTGCGGATCGACGCCGAGACCGCGGAGTGGGCGATCCAGGAGGCGCGCGCGAGCGGGCTGCCGCACAACGAGGCGCGCACGGTGTTCACCGAGATCGTCACCTACGTGCTCACCGAACGGGCGATCGCCCGGATCGGGCGCGGCTGGCTGACGCGCCGGGACCGCGACGGGTGGGAGCAGCTCCGGAAGGACCTGATCGCCGAGCTCGCCGAGCACGCGGCGTTCCGCACCGCCCTCGACGACCTCTGGCCGATCCTGACGCCGCAGGCCCTGCTCGCGTCGCTGTACACCTCCGGCGAGCACCCGGCGTTGACGCGTGCCGACGGCGACGCCTGGACGGTGTCGGACGTGCCGCTGCTCGACGAGCTGGTCGACCTGCTGGGCCGGGACCCGGAGGCCGACGCCGCGGCCGCGCAGACCGCCGAGCAGGAACGGCGGGCCGAGGCGGAGTACGCGGCGGGGACGCTGCAGGTGCTCGCGCTCGACCGCGAGGAGCTCGACGAGGATCTCGGGGTGCGCATCGAGGACCTCACCCACTCCGAGGTGCTGGCCGAACGGTTCGTCGAGGTGGACACCCGCGAGCTCGTCGAGCGCGCCGCGGCGGACCGGGACTGGACGTACCGGCACGTCGTCGTCGACGAGGCCCAGGAGCTCTCGGAGATGGACTGGCGCGTGCTCATGCGGCACTGCCCGAGCCGGTCGTTCACGGTGGTCGGCGACCTCGCGCAGCGCCGGTCGGCGGCCGGGGCGACGTCGTGGGGCTCGATGCTGGACCGCTACGTGCCCGACCGCTGGGCCTACCGGTCGCTGACGGTCAACTACCGCACCCCGGCGGAGATCATGGCGGTCGCCGCGGCCCTGCTCGCGGAGTTCGCGCCGGGGGTCCGGCCGCCGGAGTCGGTCCGGGCGTGCGGGGTGGCGCCGTGGTCCCGGAGGGTCACCGCGGACGAACTGCCCGCCGCCGTCGAGGCGTTCGTGCGGGACGAGGCCGGGCGCGAGGGCACCAGCGTCGTGATCGGGACGGGGGGCGTGCCGGCGTCGGAGACGAAGGGCCTCGAGTTCGACGCCGTCCTGGTCGTGGAGCCGGAGCGGATCCTCGCCGAGGGGCCGCAGGGGGCGGCCGATCTCTACGTCGCCCTGACCCGCGCCACCCAGCGCCTCGGCGTCCTGCACCGGGAGCCGCTGCCACCGGCCCTGGTCGGGCTGACCGAAGCATGA
- a CDS encoding toxin-antitoxin system HicB family antitoxin, with protein sequence MDLTPYVDGLRRELAVAAEAGGDDARALAERLTAALAPAVRLTLLDALSAAAAEITRDLAPGSVDLRLRGREPSFVVATPDGAAVAPEMAPPEPAAADPVDDGTTARINFRLPEHLKVRIEAAAAAEGLSVNAWLVRAAGAAVEPDRRHTQRGGRRYTGWVR encoded by the coding sequence ATGGACCTGACGCCCTATGTCGACGGCCTCCGGCGCGAACTGGCGGTGGCCGCCGAGGCGGGTGGTGACGACGCCCGTGCGCTCGCCGAACGACTGACCGCCGCACTGGCGCCGGCGGTTCGACTGACTCTGCTCGATGCCCTGTCCGCGGCCGCCGCCGAGATCACCCGCGACCTCGCCCCCGGCTCGGTCGACCTCCGGCTGCGGGGGCGGGAGCCGTCGTTCGTCGTCGCCACTCCGGATGGCGCCGCGGTGGCGCCAGAGATGGCGCCACCGGAACCGGCGGCGGCCGACCCCGTCGACGACGGCACCACCGCCCGGATCAACTTCCGCCTGCCCGAGCACCTGAAGGTCCGCATCGAGGCGGCGGCCGCGGCCGAGGGGCTGTCGGTGAACGCGTGGCTCGTCCGGGCCGCGGGCGCCGCCGTCGAGCCCGACCGTCGCCACACCCAGCGCGGTGGCCGGCGCTACACCGGCTGGGTCCGGTAA
- a CDS encoding DUF4097 family beta strand repeat-containing protein, whose amino-acid sequence MPVFDTPKPITVSLDLPAAEVRITASERTDTVVDIRPSRPSDAVAAEAADGAHIAFADGMLTVTVPPQRRRGLLDMLRSGVVEVTIDLPEDSDVRGVVAGGLHASGRLGDCRLRTDWGGIRLAETAALHLTASSGEIDVDRTGGPTEITSQDGDIRVGRVEGSATVRNTNGEITVGEVTGHLRLIGVNGEIEVERALGDIEARTAHGGIRIGEVVRGTVSLTTAYGELDLGIRRGTAAWLDLDSAAGEVHNDLDAADGPGTSDETVEVRARTSGGDIHIHRS is encoded by the coding sequence ATGCCCGTTTTCGACACCCCGAAGCCGATCACCGTCAGCCTCGACCTCCCGGCCGCGGAGGTCCGGATCACCGCGAGCGAACGCACCGACACCGTCGTGGACATCCGCCCGAGCAGGCCGTCCGACGCCGTCGCCGCCGAGGCCGCCGACGGCGCCCACATCGCGTTCGCCGACGGCATGCTGACGGTGACCGTGCCCCCGCAGCGCCGCCGCGGGCTGCTCGACATGCTCCGCAGCGGCGTCGTCGAGGTCACGATCGACCTCCCGGAGGACTCGGACGTGCGCGGCGTCGTCGCGGGCGGCCTCCACGCCTCCGGGAGGCTCGGCGACTGCCGGCTGCGCACCGACTGGGGCGGTATCCGGCTCGCCGAGACCGCCGCACTGCACCTCACGGCGTCCAGCGGGGAGATCGACGTGGACCGCACCGGCGGCCCGACCGAGATCACCTCCCAGGACGGGGACATCCGGGTCGGGCGTGTCGAGGGCAGCGCCACCGTCCGCAACACCAACGGCGAGATCACCGTCGGCGAGGTCACCGGGCACCTGCGGCTGATCGGCGTCAACGGCGAGATCGAGGTGGAGCGCGCACTCGGCGACATCGAGGCCCGCACCGCCCACGGCGGCATCCGGATCGGCGAGGTCGTGCGCGGCACCGTGTCGCTGACGACGGCCTACGGCGAGCTGGACCTCGGCATCCGACGCGGCACCGCCGCCTGGCTCGACCTCGACTCGGCCGCGGGCGAGGTGCACAACGACCTCGACGCCGCCGACGGCCCCGGCACGTCCGACGAGACCGTCGAGGTGCGCGCCCGCACCTCCGGCGGCGACATCCACATCCACCGGTCCTGA